One stretch of Roseimicrobium sp. ORNL1 DNA includes these proteins:
- a CDS encoding cytochrome C oxidase subunit IV family protein: protein MAHDHHDHDSPEAIKKASAQIWWVGLILVIGTGITVWAREWDMGTRSKNIALGMFIATVKAGCVGLIFMHLKNERGLIYKFLFFTVIFAIGLFVLTYLAWADPLHSHIIPAVEH, encoded by the coding sequence TGAGGCGATCAAAAAGGCGTCGGCTCAAATTTGGTGGGTTGGTCTCATCCTCGTTATAGGCACCGGCATCACGGTGTGGGCGAGGGAATGGGACATGGGCACCCGCAGCAAGAATATCGCTTTAGGCATGTTCATCGCCACCGTCAAAGCTGGGTGCGTAGGACTGATTTTCATGCACTTGAAGAACGAGCGCGGCCTGATCTACAAGTTCTTGTTCTTCACGGTCATCTTCGCCATCGGATTGTTCGTGCTGACGTACCTGGCGTGGGCTGACCCGCTGCACTCGCACATTATTCCGGCTGTCGAACACTAA